The following coding sequences are from one Pelagovum sp. HNIBRBA483 window:
- the folE2 gene encoding GTP cyclohydrolase FolE2: MNFHTTDMDREPTKEEAAAALEVVRRWAGLASDGEVTALDPQIRLLTEEPEVDSYPVLSRSYPRDFKVTDAYKDSLPDLQNGPTSLIRGAKQQIQHVGISNFRLPIRFRTRDNGDLTLQTSVTGTVSLDAEKKGINMSRIMRSFYKYAEETFSFEVIERALDSYKSDLESFDARIQMRFSFPMKVQSLRSGLEGYQYYDIALELVEKAGVRKKIVHLDYVYSSTCPCSLELSEHARQTRGQLATPHSQRSVARVSVMLERDAPVVWFEDLIEMARAAVPTETQVMVKREDEQAFAELNASNPIFVEDAARLFCEKLQKDPRIGDFRVVASHQESLHSHDAVSVLTEGETFATDSIDPKLFSTLFHVG, encoded by the coding sequence ATGAACTTTCATACGACGGATATGGACCGGGAGCCAACCAAGGAAGAGGCGGCAGCCGCGCTGGAGGTCGTGCGCCGGTGGGCAGGGCTCGCGTCGGACGGGGAGGTGACAGCGCTTGATCCGCAGATCCGCCTGCTGACCGAGGAGCCGGAGGTGGACAGCTATCCGGTGCTTTCTCGCAGCTATCCGCGTGATTTCAAAGTGACAGACGCCTATAAGGATAGCCTTCCAGACCTGCAAAACGGCCCGACATCGTTGATCCGCGGGGCCAAGCAGCAAATTCAGCATGTGGGGATTTCAAACTTCCGCCTGCCGATCCGGTTCCGCACGCGGGACAACGGTGACTTGACGCTACAAACATCCGTGACGGGAACGGTGAGCCTTGATGCCGAAAAGAAGGGCATCAACATGTCTCGTATCATGCGCAGCTTTTACAAATACGCTGAGGAGACATTCTCCTTCGAAGTGATCGAGCGCGCGCTGGACAGCTATAAATCCGATCTGGAAAGCTTTGATGCGCGAATCCAGATGCGCTTCTCTTTCCCGATGAAGGTGCAATCGCTGCGCTCTGGGCTGGAAGGGTACCAGTATTATGACATCGCGCTGGAGCTTGTTGAAAAAGCGGGCGTGCGCAAGAAGATCGTGCATCTGGACTATGTCTATTCCTCGACCTGCCCATGCTCGCTGGAACTGAGCGAACATGCCCGCCAGACCCGCGGGCAACTGGCAACGCCGCATTCGCAGCGCTCGGTTGCGCGTGTGTCGGTGATGCTGGAACGGGACGCGCCGGTGGTGTGGTTCGAAGACCTGATCGAGATGGCGCGCGCGGCGGTCCCGACCGAAACACAGGTGATGGTGAAGCGCGAGGACGAGCAAGCCTTTGCCGAGCTGAACGCTTCCAACCCGATTTTCGTGGAAGATGCGGCGCGGCTGTTCTGTGAGAAATTGCAGAAAGACCCGCGGATCGGTGATTTTCGCGTGGTGGCGAGCCATCAGGAGAGCCTGCACAGTCATGATGCGGTCAGCGTGCTGACCGAGGGCGAAACCTTTGCCACGGACAGCATTGATCCCAAGCTTTTCAGCACGTTATTCCACGTCGGCTAA
- a CDS encoding TrkH family potassium uptake protein, translated as MLDLRPVGYVIGLLVAVLGLMMLGPMFFDLVEGDSEWRTFLQSATITFMAGVLVAMACANGTEAGMNVRLSFLLTVGVWIALPFFGALPFIIGETHLSFVDAIFESMSGMTTTGATAIPALESHSYGILLWRGILQWLGGLGIVIVAMIFLPVMKVGGMQFFQSEGFDTLGKALPRALDIAKGLLGIYVLLTVVCIGAYALAGMTVQEATVHSFTTIATGGFSTSDSSFAAFPGAPQYVAVFFMLLATLPFVRLIQLLAGETKPLMLDPQVRAYLLWTVYAVVLIVAYRTNAEGGFSEELFRSTLFNVVSIFSGTGYGDGDVLAWGPFAFAILICVGAVGGCSGSTGCSIKVFRYQIALRAISAQIRRIHSPNRVVSVRFDGRAVSGEVIDSIMLLFTCFILSFGVLIVALSATGISFLAAVTAAWTSIFNIGPIFGAEVTASGAIHQFPDAAKWLMVLGMLVGRLEIVSVFVLLLPRFWRA; from the coding sequence ATGTTGGACCTGCGCCCCGTCGGATATGTGATCGGCCTTTTGGTGGCCGTGCTTGGCCTGATGATGCTGGGGCCGATGTTTTTCGATCTGGTGGAGGGTGACTCTGAATGGCGGACCTTCCTGCAAAGTGCGACGATAACATTCATGGCTGGTGTGCTTGTGGCGATGGCTTGCGCCAATGGCACAGAAGCGGGGATGAACGTCCGTTTAAGCTTTCTGCTGACTGTCGGGGTCTGGATCGCGCTGCCGTTTTTTGGAGCGTTGCCTTTCATCATCGGTGAGACGCACCTGAGTTTTGTTGACGCGATTTTTGAATCGATGTCGGGGATGACAACCACCGGAGCGACTGCGATTCCCGCGTTGGAAAGCCATTCCTATGGCATCCTGTTATGGCGCGGCATTTTGCAATGGCTTGGGGGGTTGGGCATTGTGATCGTGGCGATGATTTTCCTGCCGGTGATGAAGGTCGGCGGGATGCAGTTCTTCCAATCGGAAGGGTTTGACACGCTTGGCAAGGCGCTGCCGCGCGCGCTGGACATCGCCAAGGGTTTGTTGGGCATCTACGTTCTGCTGACGGTGGTTTGCATTGGCGCCTATGCGCTGGCGGGGATGACTGTGCAGGAAGCGACCGTTCATTCATTCACGACGATTGCAACGGGCGGGTTCTCGACCTCGGACAGTTCTTTCGCGGCATTCCCCGGCGCGCCGCAATATGTGGCGGTCTTTTTCATGTTGTTGGCGACCTTGCCCTTTGTGCGGCTGATCCAGCTTTTGGCAGGGGAAACAAAGCCCTTGATGTTGGACCCGCAGGTGCGGGCCTATCTGCTGTGGACAGTCTACGCGGTGGTGTTGATCGTTGCTTACCGGACGAATGCCGAGGGTGGCTTTAGCGAGGAATTGTTTCGCTCAACGCTATTCAACGTCGTGTCGATTTTCTCTGGGACTGGGTATGGCGACGGGGATGTGCTGGCATGGGGGCCGTTTGCCTTTGCCATTCTGATCTGCGTTGGCGCGGTTGGGGGCTGTTCCGGCTCGACCGGCTGTTCGATCAAGGTCTTTCGGTACCAGATCGCTTTGCGGGCAATATCGGCGCAGATCCGACGCATCCACAGCCCGAACCGCGTGGTTTCGGTCAGGTTCGATGGGCGCGCAGTCTCGGGCGAGGTGATCGACTCGATCATGCTCCTATTCACCTGCTTTATCCTCAGCTTTGGGGTGTTGATCGTGGCGTTGAGCGCGACAGGGATCAGCTTCTTGGCGGCGGTGACGGCGGCGTGGACGTCGATCTTTAACATCGGGCCGATTTTTGGTGCCGAGGTGACGGCATCAGGCGCGATCCATCAGTTCCCCGATGCGGCCAAGTGGCTGATGGTGCTGGGAATGCTGGTGGGGCGATTGGAAATCGTATCGGTGTTTGTGTTGTTGTTGCCGCGCTTCTGGCGGGCGTGA
- a CDS encoding peptidoglycan-binding protein, which produces MKRTSLAVLLSTVIAVQAYAQEPFWIQVEAEPTLTDAQFRANDYDSTFDTVNGFLSASGWYAIALGPFDRDTAVANMRRLKAQGIIPGDSFLTDGDQFRERFWPVNAAASDSTEAATTPVLAPPAADPLPITPPDQTVAEARRSEAALSATAREELQIALRWAGFYNAAIDGAFGRGTRAAMEAWQQANNHEPTGVLTTAQRAELLRQYNAVLEGLGLTIVSDSSAGIEMLIPMSVVEFTSYDPPFARFDAIDGSDAQVLLISQPGDSVTLAALYDVLQTLEIVPPEGPRSRRGDSFQIEGVNSRIHTHIQAATDGRTVKGFALVWPAGDEERRSRLLSEMQQSYREISGALDPNSVPIDESQSIDFVSGLAIRYPASTASGVFVDASGAVLTALPAVEACDALTINRNFAASIAHRDPATGLAVLRPEDPLAPISVARFDSAVPRLGARVGVAGYSYGGVLPMPTVTYGTLEDLRGLGGEEHLKRLSVSTAAGDVGGGIMNLSGDLLGILAATPADGDRQLPPGVGFAVDTDAILPVLSAAGISALSATPSGEELTPTQRSNRAAEIVALVGCWQD; this is translated from the coding sequence ATGAAGCGCACCAGTCTCGCGGTCCTGTTATCGACCGTCATCGCCGTCCAAGCCTATGCCCAGGAGCCTTTCTGGATTCAGGTCGAAGCCGAGCCAACTCTCACCGATGCCCAGTTCCGCGCCAATGATTATGACAGTACCTTCGATACGGTAAACGGTTTCCTGTCTGCCAGCGGCTGGTACGCCATTGCCCTTGGCCCGTTCGACCGCGATACCGCCGTGGCCAACATGCGCCGCCTCAAGGCGCAAGGCATCATTCCCGGTGACAGCTTCCTGACCGATGGTGATCAGTTCCGCGAGCGTTTCTGGCCGGTCAACGCGGCCGCTAGCGACAGCACCGAGGCAGCAACCACGCCGGTTCTCGCTCCCCCTGCCGCTGATCCTCTCCCGATCACCCCACCGGATCAAACCGTGGCAGAAGCCCGCAGAAGCGAGGCCGCGCTCAGCGCCACCGCCCGCGAAGAACTCCAAATCGCGCTCAGATGGGCGGGTTTCTATAATGCAGCGATTGATGGCGCCTTTGGCCGTGGCACCCGCGCAGCGATGGAAGCATGGCAGCAGGCCAATAACCACGAACCTACGGGCGTTCTCACAACCGCCCAGCGGGCCGAACTCCTGCGCCAGTACAATGCGGTGCTCGAAGGGCTCGGCCTGACAATCGTTAGCGACAGCAGCGCTGGCATCGAAATGTTGATCCCGATGAGCGTGGTCGAATTCACCTCTTATGATCCACCCTTCGCCCGTTTCGATGCGATCGACGGCAGCGACGCCCAAGTCCTGTTGATCTCCCAGCCGGGCGACAGCGTGACCCTCGCGGCCCTCTACGACGTGCTGCAAACGCTCGAAATCGTCCCGCCTGAAGGCCCGCGCAGCCGCCGGGGGGACAGCTTCCAAATCGAAGGCGTCAACAGCCGTATTCACACCCATATCCAAGCGGCAACCGACGGCCGTACCGTCAAAGGTTTCGCACTGGTCTGGCCCGCTGGCGACGAAGAACGCCGCAGCCGTTTGTTGAGCGAAATGCAGCAAAGCTACCGCGAAATCTCGGGTGCGCTCGACCCAAATTCGGTACCAATTGATGAGAGCCAATCCATCGATTTCGTTTCTGGTTTGGCGATCCGGTATCCTGCTTCTACAGCGTCAGGTGTTTTTGTGGATGCCAGCGGCGCCGTCCTCACTGCGCTACCCGCCGTTGAGGCCTGCGACGCCCTGACCATCAATCGCAATTTCGCCGCCAGCATCGCGCATCGTGATCCGGCCACCGGCCTCGCCGTCCTGCGCCCCGAAGACCCGCTTGCCCCGATCAGTGTTGCGCGTTTCGACAGCGCCGTTCCTCGGCTCGGCGCGCGTGTTGGGGTTGCGGGCTACTCATATGGCGGCGTGCTACCGATGCCCACCGTCACCTACGGCACGCTCGAAGATCTCCGTGGCCTCGGCGGGGAGGAGCATCTCAAGCGCCTTTCAGTGAGCACGGCGGCAGGCGATGTCGGCGGCGGCATTATGAACCTGTCAGGCGATCTCCTCGGCATTCTGGCGGCAACCCCTGCCGACGGCGACCGCCAGCTCCCCCCCGGTGTCGGCTTCGCAGTCGACACGGACGCCATTCTGCCTGTCTTGAGCGCGGCTGGTATCTCCGCCCTGAGCGCAACGCCATCGGGCGAGGAGCTCACCCCGACCCAGCGCTCCAACCGCGCGGCAGAAATCGTGGCCCTTGTCGGTTGCTGGCAAGACTAG
- a CDS encoding glycine--tRNA ligase subunit alpha — MAEKPRSFQEIILRLQSYWASKGCAVLQPYDMEVGAGTFHPATTLRSLGSQPWAAAYVQPSRRPTDGRYGENPNRLQHYYQYQVLIKPSPPDLQALYLGSLEAIGIDANLHDIRFVEDDWESPTLGAWGLGWEVWCDGMEVSQFTYFQQVGGHDCHPVSGELTYGLERLAMYVLGVDHVMDMPFNDPDAPIALSYGDVFRQTEEEYSRHNFDVADTEKLLRHFEDAEAECQRLLEAPAEDPKTGKRIIMAHPAYDQCIKASHLFNLLDARGVISVTERQAYIGRVRALAKLCADAFVQTEAGGFAA, encoded by the coding sequence ATGGCGGAGAAACCCCGTTCCTTTCAGGAAATCATTCTGCGACTTCAAAGCTATTGGGCATCAAAAGGGTGCGCGGTGCTGCAACCCTATGACATGGAAGTGGGTGCGGGCACGTTCCACCCTGCCACCACGCTGCGCAGCTTGGGATCGCAACCTTGGGCCGCGGCCTATGTGCAGCCTTCGCGCCGCCCAACGGACGGGCGCTACGGTGAGAACCCGAACCGCTTGCAGCACTACTACCAGTATCAGGTACTGATTAAGCCCAGCCCGCCGGATTTGCAGGCGCTCTATCTGGGATCGCTGGAAGCGATTGGCATCGACGCCAACCTGCATGACATCCGTTTTGTCGAGGATGACTGGGAAAGCCCGACGCTTGGCGCGTGGGGCTTGGGCTGGGAGGTCTGGTGCGACGGGATGGAGGTGAGCCAGTTCACTTATTTCCAACAGGTGGGCGGGCATGATTGCCATCCGGTTTCGGGCGAGCTGACCTACGGGCTTGAGCGCTTGGCGATGTATGTGCTGGGTGTGGATCATGTGATGGATATGCCGTTCAACGACCCGGATGCACCAATTGCGCTGAGCTACGGCGATGTGTTCCGGCAGACCGAAGAAGAATATTCGCGGCACAATTTTGATGTTGCCGATACGGAAAAGCTCCTGCGCCATTTCGAAGATGCTGAAGCCGAGTGCCAGCGCCTGTTGGAAGCGCCGGCGGAAGACCCGAAAACCGGCAAGCGGATCATCATGGCGCATCCGGCCTATGATCAGTGCATCAAGGCCTCGCACCTGTTTAACCTTCTGGATGCGCGTGGGGTGATCTCTGTCACCGAACGGCAGGCCTATATCGGGCGGGTCCGAGCGCTTGCGAAACTGTGCGCGGATGCCTTTGTGCAGACCGAAGCAGGAGGGTTTGCAGCATGA
- a CDS encoding DUF6446 family protein — translation MGRFMALLLLLSALVAGGAMYYLQVYAFYEELDPADVGNVKVFDLNTGQSEGILTENLKAIDSDSSPIRFRSCFETPLSVAMMTETYAIYDAAEPLVAPSWFDCFDAQEIGEALEQGGAVAFLGEENITYGIDRVIAVMPDGRGFGWNQINACGEVVFDGDAAPEGCPTPPEGAN, via the coding sequence ATGGGGCGGTTTATGGCGCTGTTGCTGTTGCTCAGCGCGCTGGTCGCGGGCGGTGCGATGTACTACTTGCAGGTCTATGCCTTCTACGAGGAGTTGGATCCGGCTGATGTTGGAAATGTGAAAGTTTTCGACCTAAATACCGGGCAATCTGAAGGTATTTTGACAGAAAACCTCAAGGCCATTGATAGCGACAGTTCTCCGATCCGGTTCCGTTCTTGCTTCGAGACGCCGCTGAGCGTGGCGATGATGACCGAAACCTATGCGATTTACGATGCAGCCGAGCCGCTCGTGGCGCCGAGCTGGTTTGACTGTTTTGACGCGCAGGAAATCGGTGAAGCGCTGGAGCAAGGCGGGGCTGTGGCTTTCCTTGGTGAAGAGAACATCACCTACGGGATTGACCGCGTGATTGCCGTGATGCCGGATGGCCGCGGCTTTGGCTGGAACCAAATCAATGCCTGCGGCGAGGTCGTCTTTGATGGCGACGCGGCGCCGGAAGGCTGTCCGACACCACCCGAAGGGGCGAACTGA
- the glyS gene encoding glycine--tRNA ligase subunit beta yields the protein MPDVLIELFSEEIPARMQRKAADDLKSLVTNGLVEAGLTYAGAAAFSTPRRLALSVEGLTAESKPVREERKGPRVDAPEKAIEGFLRATGLSKEQLEVRDEKKGQVYFAVIEKPGRTAAEILAEVLEKAVRNFPWPKSMRWGAGSLRWVRPLHSIICLMSDEQGAQVVPLEIDGIVAGDVTRGHRFMAGDAFRVTGFDDYEAKLKRAKVVLRAEERAEMIWHDATNQAFAQGLEVVDDKGLLAEVAGLVEWPVVLLGAIDDAFLGLPPEVLQTSMKEHQKFFSVRNPKTGRIEKFVTVANMETADHGATILAGNQKVLAARLSDAKFFWENDLRIAKAGMGAWRESLANVTFHNKLGSQAERIARIAALAGEIAPMVGAEAALAVQAAEVAKADLSSEMVYEFPELQGLMGRYYAEAAGLPAEVAAACEAHYSPLGPSDDVPTAPVSVAVALADKLDTLTGFWAIDEKPTGSKDPFALRRAALGVIRLVLVNGLTLPLGAVKGVSDDLLSFFHDRLKVFLRDQGVRHDVIDACIAMDGADDLALLVKRAEALGAFLTTDDGENLLQGFKRANNILTQAEEKDGVEYSFGADVKFAEDEAEKALFAALDAAEAEIAPAMAAQDFAAAMAAMAQLRAPIDAFFEAVQVNSDNQVVRRNRLNLLSRIRSICGSVADLRVVEG from the coding sequence ATGCCTGACGTTCTGATTGAACTGTTTTCTGAAGAAATCCCCGCGCGGATGCAGCGCAAGGCGGCTGATGACCTGAAGTCGCTTGTGACCAACGGTTTGGTTGAAGCGGGGCTGACCTATGCGGGGGCGGCGGCTTTTTCGACGCCGCGGCGCTTGGCGTTGTCGGTCGAAGGGCTGACCGCCGAGAGCAAGCCCGTGCGCGAGGAGCGCAAGGGGCCGCGTGTGGATGCGCCGGAAAAGGCGATCGAGGGTTTCCTGCGGGCGACGGGGCTGAGCAAGGAACAGCTTGAGGTCCGCGACGAGAAAAAGGGGCAGGTCTACTTCGCTGTGATCGAGAAGCCCGGACGGACGGCTGCGGAGATCTTGGCCGAGGTGCTGGAAAAGGCCGTGCGCAATTTTCCGTGGCCGAAATCCATGCGCTGGGGCGCGGGGAGCCTGCGGTGGGTGCGGCCGCTGCATTCGATCATTTGCCTGATGAGCGATGAGCAGGGCGCGCAAGTGGTGCCGTTGGAGATCGACGGGATCGTGGCGGGCGACGTGACGCGCGGGCATCGTTTCATGGCGGGCGATGCCTTCCGCGTGACGGGGTTTGACGACTATGAGGCCAAGCTGAAGCGGGCGAAGGTTGTGCTGCGCGCCGAGGAGCGGGCCGAGATGATCTGGCACGACGCGACCAATCAAGCCTTTGCGCAGGGATTGGAAGTTGTTGATGATAAAGGCCTTTTGGCCGAAGTCGCCGGGCTGGTAGAATGGCCGGTCGTGCTGCTCGGTGCGATTGATGATGCGTTTCTGGGACTGCCGCCAGAGGTGTTGCAGACCTCGATGAAAGAGCATCAGAAGTTCTTTAGCGTGCGGAACCCGAAAACCGGGCGGATCGAGAAGTTCGTGACTGTGGCCAATATGGAAACCGCTGACCACGGCGCGACGATCCTTGCAGGCAATCAGAAGGTGCTGGCGGCGCGGCTGTCGGATGCTAAGTTCTTTTGGGAGAATGACCTGCGGATTGCTAAGGCGGGCATGGGCGCGTGGCGGGAGAGCCTTGCCAATGTGACGTTCCACAACAAGCTTGGCAGCCAAGCCGAGCGGATCGCGCGGATTGCGGCGCTGGCCGGTGAAATTGCGCCGATGGTGGGTGCGGAGGCAGCGCTTGCCGTGCAGGCGGCGGAAGTGGCGAAGGCGGATTTGTCCTCCGAGATGGTTTATGAATTCCCTGAATTGCAGGGCTTGATGGGGCGCTATTACGCCGAGGCAGCGGGGCTGCCAGCGGAGGTCGCGGCGGCATGTGAGGCGCATTACTCGCCGCTCGGACCGTCGGACGATGTGCCGACTGCGCCGGTTTCGGTGGCTGTGGCGCTGGCGGATAAGTTGGACACGCTGACTGGCTTCTGGGCGATTGACGAGAAGCCCACGGGATCGAAAGACCCGTTTGCCCTGCGCCGTGCCGCACTGGGGGTGATCCGGCTGGTGCTGGTGAATGGGCTGACGCTGCCGCTCGGCGCTGTGAAAGGGGTGAGCGATGATCTGCTTTCTTTCTTCCATGACCGGCTCAAGGTGTTCCTACGGGATCAGGGCGTGCGGCATGATGTGATTGATGCCTGTATCGCGATGGACGGGGCGGATGATTTGGCGCTGTTGGTCAAGCGGGCCGAGGCGCTGGGCGCGTTCCTCACGACCGATGACGGTGAGAACCTGCTGCAAGGGTTTAAGCGGGCGAATAATATTCTGACGCAGGCCGAGGAAAAGGACGGCGTTGAGTATTCATTCGGTGCGGATGTGAAATTTGCCGAGGACGAGGCGGAGAAGGCGCTCTTTGCTGCGTTGGATGCGGCTGAAGCCGAGATCGCACCGGCAATGGCTGCGCAGGATTTTGCCGCAGCGATGGCCGCAATGGCGCAACTGCGCGCGCCGATTGATGCGTTTTTCGAGGCGGTGCAGGTGAACAGCGACAATCAAGTGGTGCGGCGGAACCGGTTGAACCTACTTTCTCGCATTCGCAGCATTTGCGGTTCGGTGGCGGACCTTCGCGTCGTCGAAGGCTAG
- a CDS encoding putative PEP-binding protein has product MLGPSHWSAAVQKERRFEPITLITATAAMSPAVHGGRAKCLQRLVRLDMPVPTTVALSFKAVLDLAHGNLPDMAAIMAPFGDAPLLSVRPSSQDPDWGGPGAILNIGMNDKKYVAMIEEIGEAAATALYLRFIQSYAVHVARLDPDAFDLPEAPTPAALQAALDAYEYETDETFPQSPAEQLSEVLRSMARAWDGTSARLLRQARGAPADAGLGLVVQEMALGVGPGECGSGVIQFIDEATGEQRITGRYLSQSQGREALTAGSGALFLTKDERGPSVEEQMPEIFAELLAHGELSRKRLREEMQIEFVVDQGKLRILDAVRVQRSSRATVRVAVALAEDKVIPREEALMRVTPTALSELLHRQVDPKAARDLIAKGIGASPGAATGKIVFTADDAQASAARGEPCILIRRETTPEDIRGMHAAQAVVTVRGGITSHAAVIGRGLGLPCVVGASDLTFDRKTKAFVGPRGRVFAAGDVITVDGTTGEILNGQAAMLEAQLDDAFKTLLTWADEFRDIGVRANADTPADAQTARNFKAQGIGLCRTEHMFFEGDRLGVMREMIFADSAEERKAVLERLLPMQRGDFTELFEIMQGQPVCIRLFDPPLHEFLPSDKAGLRELADQLALPLSDVTTRVEAMTEYNPMLGLRGVRLGITVPEIYEMQARAIFEATVAASTKGAPVVPEIMIPLVSAMREVELVKTRVDAVAASVKAETGKDFAYRLGVMVETPRAALRASDIAEHAAFLSFGTNDLTQMTYGLSRDDAGRFMSAYVNAHVYEEDPFHSLDIDGVGELLSIGAERGRQRRKDIVLSICGEHGGSRAAIAFCREQGFDYVSCSPFRVPVARLSAAQLAIGATLEA; this is encoded by the coding sequence ATGCTCGGCCCATCTCATTGGAGTGCTGCAGTGCAGAAAGAGCGCCGATTCGAACCAATTACGCTGATCACCGCCACCGCGGCGATGTCGCCGGCTGTGCATGGCGGGCGGGCGAAGTGCCTTCAGCGCTTGGTGCGGTTGGACATGCCGGTGCCGACGACGGTGGCGCTGTCTTTCAAAGCGGTGCTTGATCTCGCGCATGGCAACCTGCCTGACATGGCCGCGATCATGGCACCGTTTGGGGATGCGCCGCTGCTCTCGGTGCGGCCGTCGAGCCAAGACCCGGATTGGGGCGGGCCGGGGGCGATCCTGAACATCGGGATGAACGATAAGAAATACGTCGCTATGATCGAAGAGATCGGGGAAGCAGCCGCCACGGCGCTTTATCTGCGGTTTATTCAATCTTATGCGGTGCATGTGGCGCGGCTTGATCCGGATGCGTTTGATTTGCCCGAGGCACCGACGCCTGCGGCGTTGCAAGCGGCGCTGGATGCTTACGAATACGAGACGGATGAAACATTCCCCCAAAGCCCTGCGGAGCAGCTGTCCGAAGTGCTGCGCTCGATGGCGCGGGCTTGGGATGGCACGTCGGCGCGGCTCTTGCGACAGGCGCGTGGCGCACCGGCGGATGCGGGTCTGGGTCTGGTCGTGCAGGAAATGGCGCTCGGTGTCGGCCCGGGAGAATGCGGCTCTGGGGTGATCCAGTTCATTGACGAGGCGACCGGCGAGCAGCGGATCACGGGGCGTTACCTGAGCCAAAGCCAAGGCCGTGAGGCGCTGACGGCGGGGTCGGGTGCATTGTTCCTGACGAAGGATGAGCGCGGACCTTCGGTCGAAGAACAAATGCCGGAGATCTTTGCCGAGTTGCTTGCGCATGGGGAGCTGTCCCGCAAGCGTTTGCGTGAGGAAATGCAGATCGAGTTCGTCGTTGATCAGGGCAAGCTGAGGATACTTGACGCCGTACGGGTGCAGCGCTCAAGCCGCGCGACGGTGCGAGTCGCGGTTGCGTTGGCCGAAGATAAGGTAATCCCGCGCGAAGAGGCGCTTATGCGGGTGACGCCGACGGCGCTATCGGAGCTGCTGCACCGGCAGGTAGACCCGAAGGCCGCGCGCGACCTGATCGCCAAGGGGATCGGGGCCAGCCCGGGTGCTGCGACGGGAAAGATCGTTTTCACCGCGGATGACGCGCAGGCGAGCGCAGCGCGGGGAGAACCGTGCATTCTGATCCGGCGTGAAACGACGCCGGAGGACATTCGAGGCATGCATGCGGCGCAAGCGGTCGTGACGGTGCGCGGTGGCATAACCAGCCACGCGGCGGTGATCGGGCGTGGCTTGGGCCTGCCTTGTGTGGTGGGCGCATCGGACCTGACGTTTGATCGTAAGACCAAGGCCTTTGTTGGCCCGCGCGGGCGGGTCTTTGCCGCTGGCGATGTGATCACTGTTGATGGCACCACGGGCGAGATCCTGAACGGGCAGGCGGCGATGTTGGAAGCGCAGCTCGATGATGCGTTCAAGACGCTGCTGACATGGGCGGACGAGTTCCGCGATATCGGCGTGCGGGCAAATGCCGACACGCCTGCGGATGCGCAAACGGCGCGAAACTTCAAGGCGCAGGGGATCGGGCTGTGCCGGACGGAGCATATGTTCTTTGAAGGGGATCGCCTTGGCGTGATGCGCGAGATGATCTTTGCCGACAGTGCCGAGGAGCGCAAAGCGGTGTTGGAGCGGCTGCTGCCGATGCAGCGGGGCGATTTTACCGAACTGTTCGAGATCATGCAGGGGCAGCCGGTCTGCATCCGGCTGTTTGATCCGCCGCTGCACGAGTTTCTCCCGTCTGATAAAGCGGGTTTGCGGGAACTGGCTGACCAGTTGGCGTTGCCGCTGTCGGATGTCACCACCCGTGTAGAGGCAATGACCGAGTATAACCCGATGCTTGGTCTGCGGGGAGTTCGGCTCGGGATCACCGTGCCGGAAATCTACGAGATGCAGGCGCGGGCGATATTCGAGGCAACCGTTGCCGCGAGTACAAAGGGCGCGCCTGTTGTGCCAGAGATCATGATCCCGCTGGTGAGCGCGATGCGAGAGGTTGAACTGGTCAAGACGCGGGTGGATGCGGTGGCAGCGTCGGTCAAGGCGGAGACGGGCAAGGATTTTGCCTACCGGCTGGGCGTGATGGTTGAAACGCCCCGCGCGGCGCTGCGGGCTAGCGACATTGCCGAACATGCGGCTTTCCTTTCTTTCGGGACCAACGACCTCACGCAGATGACCTATGGTCTGTCGCGCGATGATGCGGGGCGGTTCATGTCGGCCTATGTGAATGCGCATGTGTACGAGGAAGATCCGTTCCACAGTCTCGATATTGACGGTGTTGGAGAGCTGCTGTCCATCGGCGCCGAGCGCGGGCGACAGAGGCGCAAGGACATCGTTCTTTCGATTTGTGGTGAGCATGGTGGAAGCCGTGCCGCGATCGCTTTTTGCCGTGAACAGGGCTTTGATTATGTGTCGTGCTCGCCCTTCAGGGTGCCCGTTGCGCGACTTTCCGCCGCTCAGCTGGCCATTGGGGCAACACTCGAAGCCTAG